The Devosia sp. MC521 genome has a segment encoding these proteins:
- a CDS encoding S41 family peptidase produces MHPPKHRVAAVCAALLLSSTSLVLAQDAAPTDPAPTEQPAEEAPNPSGEEPEPSKQEKAEPRSDDEIYSDLNLFGEIFDRIRAEYVDPPDEQELIRAAIQGMLTSLDPHSGYLPPADYDDVREDTSGQFGGLGVEIQMEDGYIKVVSPIDDTPAAKAGILSNDLIIEIDGDDVQGMTQDEAVGKMRGPVGTKVKITIAREGVNEPLEFELTRGTISMRAVRWSMEGDDEVAVLRLSRFSEQAFVGIEKAVDDIWKEREGKAPKGIILDLRNNPGGLVDQSVYVADAFLERGAVVLTRGRTERESARYDAAPDPLDRRLKDIPMIVLVNGGSASASEIVAGALQDHKRATVVGTRSFGKGSVQSIIGLGPDGAMRITTARYYTPSNRSIQALGITPDIEVLQKVPDEIKGRDEIIGEAALEGHIEIEGQEEATVGSSVYVPQDAAEDVQLQYAVKLITGEETHEAFPPKAE; encoded by the coding sequence ATGCATCCTCCTAAGCACCGTGTCGCCGCAGTCTGTGCGGCCCTGCTCCTGTCCTCCACCAGCCTGGTTCTGGCGCAAGACGCAGCTCCAACCGATCCTGCACCCACTGAGCAACCCGCTGAGGAGGCGCCAAACCCGAGCGGGGAAGAGCCAGAGCCCAGCAAGCAGGAGAAGGCCGAGCCGCGGAGCGATGATGAGATCTATAGCGATCTCAATCTGTTCGGCGAAATCTTCGACCGCATTCGCGCTGAATATGTTGATCCGCCGGATGAGCAGGAGCTGATCCGCGCCGCCATTCAGGGCATGCTGACCTCGCTTGATCCGCATTCGGGCTATCTGCCGCCTGCCGATTACGACGATGTGCGTGAAGACACCTCGGGCCAGTTCGGTGGTCTGGGCGTCGAGATCCAGATGGAAGACGGCTATATTAAAGTGGTCTCGCCCATCGACGACACCCCGGCTGCCAAGGCTGGCATTCTCTCCAATGACCTTATCATCGAGATCGACGGCGACGACGTTCAGGGCATGACCCAGGACGAAGCCGTTGGCAAAATGCGCGGCCCCGTCGGCACCAAGGTAAAAATCACCATTGCCCGCGAAGGCGTGAACGAGCCTCTCGAGTTCGAACTGACCCGCGGCACCATTTCGATGCGCGCTGTGCGCTGGAGCATGGAAGGGGATGACGAAGTCGCGGTTCTGCGCCTGTCGCGCTTCTCCGAACAGGCTTTCGTCGGCATCGAAAAGGCCGTGGACGATATCTGGAAAGAACGTGAAGGCAAGGCGCCCAAGGGCATCATCCTTGACCTGCGCAACAATCCAGGCGGACTGGTCGATCAGTCGGTCTATGTTGCCGACGCCTTCCTTGAACGCGGCGCTGTTGTGCTGACCCGTGGCCGCACCGAACGCGAAAGCGCTCGCTATGACGCAGCGCCCGATCCACTCGATCGTCGCCTCAAAGACATTCCGATGATTGTTCTGGTCAACGGTGGCTCGGCTTCTGCTTCGGAAATCGTCGCCGGTGCTCTGCAAGACCACAAGCGCGCAACCGTTGTTGGCACGCGCTCATTCGGCAAGGGTTCGGTGCAGTCGATCATCGGGCTTGGTCCTGATGGCGCAATGCGGATCACAACCGCGCGCTATTACACGCCATCAAACCGGTCCATTCAGGCGCTCGGCATCACGCCCGACATTGAAGTGCTGCAGAAGGTTCCTGACGAGATCAAGGGTCGTGACGAGATCATCGGCGAAGCTGCACTCGAAGGCCATATCGAGATCGAAGGCCAGGAAGAAGCGACAGTCGGCTCGTCGGTTTACGTGCCGCAAGATGCAGCCGAGGACGTACAGCTCCAGTATGCGGTGAAGCTGATTACCGGTGAAGAAACCCACGAAGCCTTCCCGCCAAAAGCGGAATAA